One genomic window of Leptospira paudalimensis includes the following:
- a CDS encoding Fur family transcriptional regulator produces the protein MLAFEEYLKEKGLKITNQRLLVAQKIFSSHNHFTAEGLLDELKDNKDRISKATIYRILAIMVEAGLLEEHDFGKDYKYYEHIIGHEHHDHIICMQCGRIVEFIDERIEELQNKAASENGFTITGHSLNIFGNCLNFATCEHKNKK, from the coding sequence ATGCTCGCCTTTGAAGAATATCTCAAAGAAAAAGGTTTAAAAATTACAAACCAACGTTTGTTAGTTGCGCAAAAGATTTTTTCTTCTCATAACCACTTTACAGCGGAAGGTTTGCTCGACGAACTGAAAGACAATAAAGACCGAATTTCAAAGGCTACCATCTACCGAATCCTTGCGATTATGGTAGAAGCTGGGCTTCTCGAAGAACATGACTTCGGCAAAGATTATAAATATTACGAACACATCATTGGCCACGAACACCATGACCATATCATTTGTATGCAATGTGGTCGAATCGTTGAGTTCATCGACGAACGTATTGAAGAATTACAAAACAAAGCAGCTTCTGAAAATGGGTTTACCATCACTGGGCATAGTTTGAATATTTTCGGGAATTGTTTGAACTTTGCAACCTGCGAACATAAGAACAAAAAGTAG
- the tgt gene encoding tRNA guanosine(34) transglycosylase Tgt, which yields MTSIFKEGVYDTGSYARTGTLTLGGVQIPTPIFMPVGTRGSIKSLTSEDINELGYELILANTYHLYLKPGKEVLDHFAGLKYFMSYKKALLTDSGGFQVFSLASLFKFEDDGVRFQSHIDGSYHKFTPASVIDVQRSIGSDIMMVLDDCAPYGSDTKRLELALERTHRWAKESYQYWMENPNGQNVFPIVQGGVNESLRLRSLETLQNIAFPGIAIGGLSVGEPRPEYIRILECMAPYLDKQRPHYLMGVGTVVDILEGVKNGIDMFDCVLPTRNARNGQVFTSRGKINLRNESHRLSEMPIDPECECKVCKTYSLGYIRHLHKVKELTAFSLSTYHNLFFMQSFMEKMRKSIETGNFRPFYDHWKNLFGS from the coding sequence GTGACTTCGATATTTAAAGAAGGAGTCTATGATACCGGCTCCTATGCAAGGACTGGTACATTAACTTTAGGTGGGGTTCAAATCCCAACACCGATTTTTATGCCGGTTGGTACTCGGGGAAGTATCAAGTCACTTACTTCCGAAGACATAAATGAGCTGGGTTATGAACTCATCCTTGCCAATACTTACCATCTGTATTTAAAACCAGGGAAAGAAGTTTTGGACCACTTCGCAGGTCTCAAATATTTCATGTCTTACAAAAAAGCATTACTCACTGACTCTGGCGGGTTCCAAGTTTTTAGTCTTGCGAGTCTCTTTAAATTTGAAGACGACGGTGTTCGATTCCAATCCCATATTGATGGGAGTTATCATAAATTTACACCTGCCTCTGTCATTGATGTGCAACGCTCCATTGGTTCTGATATCATGATGGTACTCGACGACTGTGCCCCATACGGAAGTGATACCAAACGTTTGGAACTTGCCCTCGAAAGAACACATAGATGGGCCAAAGAATCCTATCAGTATTGGATGGAGAATCCGAATGGGCAAAATGTATTCCCAATTGTGCAAGGTGGGGTGAACGAATCTTTGCGTCTTAGGAGCTTAGAAACCCTTCAAAACATAGCTTTCCCTGGGATCGCCATTGGGGGACTCAGTGTTGGGGAACCAAGGCCGGAATACATTCGCATTTTGGAATGTATGGCACCCTATTTGGACAAACAGAGGCCACATTACCTGATGGGTGTTGGAACTGTTGTGGACATCCTAGAAGGAGTCAAAAACGGGATCGATATGTTTGATTGTGTTTTGCCGACACGAAATGCAAGAAATGGCCAAGTATTTACATCTAGAGGCAAAATCAACCTACGAAATGAATCCCATCGATTGAGTGAGATGCCCATTGATCCAGAATGTGAATGTAAAGTATGTAAAACATATAGTCTAGGTTACATTCGTCATTTACATAAAGTAAAGGAATTAACAGCGTTTTCCTTATCCACCTACCATAACTTATTTTTTATGCAAAGCTTCATGGAAAAGATGCGAAAGTCCATAGAAACAGGCAATTTTAGGCCATTTTATGACCATTGGAAAAATTTGTTTGGTAGCTAA
- a CDS encoding M23 family metallopeptidase: MRPREIFTFGLSLVFLAPTLFAETKIPEIPHSEVGFPLPYYSPVSGTFAEIRNHNLHLGSDFKSYGLNGHNILATFDGYVEEISYSKTGYGLSLNLYNPKYKIKSKYAHLHSFGGTLYELELLRRALLLMGDPTGFQLKLPPGMFVTKKGNAIGKTGETGSGPPHLHLEFRSEKGNINPLYFAEIHQKDVTPPTIISMFLEGDGLEKPLLLNAKEIGKGKFELYTEQGDKFTSIQLTGKIRIRLSGYDKIRSRNKNNVYGMDLLVNGKSVFSRNFDFLSFEDKSQKHQFYDINRSSLSPPVYFYHMYEQPKLFKEEGYSINLSSFPKKDKVQVQASLRDATGNVSSVFFDLIHEEQTPDLSTKPISKKTGNKYKSLDGVISIDLTKAEISGEGSLLITEILEKEIPFKIPKGLPLKGKIYQVDTKRMSWKGEGQGEMNLGFTPSIKDSLYFFDSSIGKFQGIQPKRKPNGFSFKLTKVGFLMVLSDETPPNVFPMTSIARYIELPEVRNHCLEEKYYGLSDLGSGFRTNVELLVDGQSFPYEYDPDRSAIRVLIPKSLQKERPYLLLEVKASDFAGNNSEPFLDLISTNGWREDLQASCPVIE; this comes from the coding sequence ATGCGGCCTAGAGAGATTTTTACGTTTGGACTATCCTTAGTTTTTTTGGCACCCACCTTATTTGCGGAAACAAAAATTCCAGAAATCCCTCATTCAGAAGTTGGATTTCCGTTACCCTATTATTCTCCTGTTTCAGGAACTTTTGCGGAAATCAGAAACCATAACCTACATTTAGGTTCAGACTTTAAATCCTATGGCTTAAACGGCCACAATATCCTAGCCACTTTTGACGGTTATGTGGAAGAAATCAGTTATTCCAAAACAGGTTATGGACTTTCATTAAATTTATACAATCCTAAATACAAAATCAAATCAAAGTATGCCCACTTACACTCCTTTGGCGGAACCTTGTATGAATTAGAACTCTTAAGAAGAGCCTTACTCCTGATGGGAGACCCAACAGGATTCCAACTCAAACTTCCACCAGGAATGTTTGTTACCAAAAAGGGGAATGCCATTGGAAAAACAGGGGAAACAGGATCTGGCCCTCCTCACCTTCATTTAGAATTTAGGTCCGAAAAAGGAAATATCAATCCGCTCTACTTTGCTGAAATCCACCAAAAGGATGTCACTCCCCCCACTATCATATCTATGTTTTTAGAAGGAGACGGATTAGAAAAACCTCTCCTCCTCAATGCAAAAGAAATTGGGAAAGGGAAGTTTGAATTGTATACAGAACAAGGAGATAAATTCACTTCGATCCAACTAACAGGCAAAATTCGAATCCGATTAAGCGGTTATGACAAAATTCGATCTAGAAACAAAAACAATGTGTATGGAATGGATTTATTGGTGAACGGGAAATCCGTTTTCTCACGAAACTTTGATTTTTTGTCCTTTGAAGATAAATCACAAAAACACCAATTTTACGATATAAATCGATCTTCGTTGTCACCACCTGTTTATTTTTATCATATGTATGAACAACCAAAACTCTTCAAAGAGGAAGGTTATTCAATTAATCTTAGTTCGTTTCCGAAAAAAGATAAGGTCCAAGTCCAGGCCTCCTTACGGGATGCTACAGGAAATGTATCTTCTGTATTTTTTGACCTCATCCATGAAGAACAAACACCAGATCTCAGCACAAAACCAATTAGCAAAAAAACAGGAAACAAATACAAATCATTGGATGGTGTTATCTCCATTGATCTAACAAAAGCTGAAATTTCTGGTGAAGGAAGTTTACTCATTACAGAGATACTCGAAAAGGAAATTCCGTTTAAAATTCCCAAAGGACTTCCATTAAAAGGCAAAATTTACCAAGTTGATACCAAACGAATGAGTTGGAAAGGCGAAGGCCAAGGAGAGATGAATTTAGGATTTACTCCTTCTATCAAAGATTCTTTATATTTTTTTGATTCTTCCATCGGTAAATTCCAAGGCATACAACCAAAACGAAAACCCAACGGTTTTAGTTTCAAATTAACAAAAGTTGGTTTTCTTATGGTTCTATCAGACGAAACACCACCTAACGTTTTTCCTATGACATCAATTGCAAGATACATTGAACTACCAGAAGTACGAAACCACTGTCTGGAAGAAAAATACTATGGATTATCGGATTTGGGGAGCGGATTTCGAACCAATGTAGAACTACTGGTAGATGGGCAAAGTTTTCCGTATGAATACGATCCTGATAGGAGTGCCATCAGGGTTTTGATTCCCAAGAGTTTACAAAAAGAAAGGCCTTATCTTCTTTTGGAAGTTAAGGCATCTGATTTTGCCGGAAACAATTCCGAACCGTTTTTGGATCTAATTTCTACAAATGGTTGGAGGGAAGACCTTCAGGCTTCCTGTCCAGTCATTGAGTAA
- a CDS encoding LPS assembly lipoprotein LptE, with amino-acid sequence MKQGVIILLFLTVSGCSFLFKEPGRPPKIDGVPVPDSKRLLYIQNVRNNTYSPGMHTRLTQMIMEEIDRRGRFITTREKTLAKYRLYAEIVHYQKVGDLMDLADQQITSELFVVTRVEIIEAETGVKIPMERSEIPGRVHFSTQIGYRESELEAQNRLLRVMALRIAEEAERAWYYSLSGVLN; translated from the coding sequence ATGAAACAAGGTGTCATCATTTTACTCTTTCTTACCGTCTCTGGCTGTTCTTTTCTATTTAAGGAACCAGGTAGACCACCAAAAATCGATGGAGTTCCCGTACCTGATTCCAAAAGACTTTTGTACATTCAAAATGTAAGAAACAATACCTATTCACCAGGGATGCACACGAGACTCACACAAATGATCATGGAAGAGATTGATCGCAGAGGTAGGTTCATCACAACTCGTGAAAAAACTCTCGCGAAATACCGCTTGTATGCGGAAATTGTCCACTACCAAAAAGTGGGGGATCTCATGGATTTGGCTGACCAACAAATCACCTCTGAATTATTTGTGGTCACGCGAGTGGAAATTATTGAAGCCGAAACAGGAGTCAAAATTCCCATGGAACGAAGTGAAATTCCGGGAAGAGTGCATTTTTCTACCCAAATTGGGTACAGAGAATCAGAATTGGAAGCTCAAAATCGATTGTTACGTGTGATGGCCCTTCGGATAGCGGAAGAAGCAGAAAGGGCTTGGTATTATTCTCTCTCTGGTGTATTGAATTAA
- a CDS encoding STAS domain-containing protein — protein sequence MEITRREKDKIVVLDINGEIDLYNAPEIKDVIAKLIEEQKYCIVINLEKVSYIDSSGIGALISSLSNLKKYQGGLKIINVAGSVRKVFELTKLTSFFEIFDSEDEAVTAFK from the coding sequence ATGGAAATCACCAGAAGGGAAAAAGATAAAATCGTAGTACTCGATATTAACGGGGAAATCGACCTTTATAACGCGCCTGAGATCAAGGATGTAATTGCCAAATTGATCGAAGAACAAAAGTATTGCATCGTCATCAATCTCGAGAAGGTATCTTATATCGACTCTTCCGGAATTGGAGCTTTAATTTCAAGTTTGTCCAACCTGAAAAAATACCAAGGTGGATTAAAGATCATCAACGTGGCAGGTTCTGTCCGTAAGGTATTTGAACTCACAAAGTTGACTTCATTTTTTGAAATTTTCGATAGCGAAGACGAAGCAGTCACAGCTTTCAAATAA